A window from Micromonospora terminaliae encodes these proteins:
- a CDS encoding glutamate--cysteine ligase — MGEDVGVRTFSREDRARYRDKVRRCLDVFAEMLRESRFDVERPMTGLEIELNLVDESSEPAMRNADALEAIADPSFQTELGQFNVEINVAPRRLAGTGTAQFEEHVRASLNAAEEKARTVGAHMVMIGILPTLRPEHLTAEALSANPRYALLNEQIFAARGEDLRISISGVERLATTADTITPEAACTSTQFHLQVGPAQFADYWNAAQAIAGVQVALGANSPLLFGRELWRETRVPLFQQATDTRAEEIKAQGVRPRVWFGERWITSVFDLFEENVRYFPALLPVCDPEDPAETLAGGGVPKLAELRLHNGTIYRWNRPVYDVLKGRPHLRVENRVLPAGPTVLDTVANGAFYFGLVRALAESDRPLWSQMSFSAAEENFTNCARHGIDAQVFWPGLGYLPVTELVLRRLLPLAHHGLDRWGLDPAERDRLLGIIEQRCLTGRNGATWQVETLHRLESADHLDRPEALREVVRHYVDLMHSNRPVHEWPIP; from the coding sequence ATGGGCGAGGACGTCGGCGTTCGCACCTTCAGCCGGGAGGACCGGGCCCGCTACCGCGACAAGGTGCGGCGTTGCCTGGACGTGTTCGCCGAGATGCTGCGCGAGTCCCGCTTCGACGTGGAGCGGCCGATGACCGGGCTGGAGATCGAGCTGAACCTGGTCGACGAGTCCTCCGAGCCGGCCATGCGCAACGCCGACGCCCTGGAGGCGATCGCGGACCCCAGCTTCCAGACCGAGCTGGGGCAGTTCAACGTGGAGATCAACGTCGCGCCCCGCCGGCTGGCCGGCACCGGCACGGCCCAGTTCGAGGAGCACGTCCGCGCCAGTCTCAACGCCGCCGAGGAGAAGGCCCGCACGGTCGGCGCGCACATGGTGATGATCGGCATCCTGCCCACCCTGCGCCCGGAGCACCTCACCGCCGAGGCCCTCTCGGCCAACCCCCGCTACGCCCTGCTCAACGAGCAGATCTTCGCCGCCCGCGGCGAGGACCTGCGGATCTCGATCAGCGGGGTGGAGCGGCTGGCCACCACGGCGGACACCATCACACCGGAGGCCGCCTGCACGAGCACCCAGTTCCACCTCCAGGTCGGCCCGGCGCAGTTCGCCGACTACTGGAACGCCGCACAGGCGATCGCCGGCGTCCAGGTGGCGCTCGGCGCGAACTCGCCGCTGCTGTTCGGCCGGGAGTTGTGGCGGGAGACCCGGGTGCCGCTGTTCCAGCAGGCCACCGACACCCGCGCCGAGGAGATCAAGGCCCAGGGGGTACGCCCGCGGGTGTGGTTCGGGGAACGCTGGATCACCAGCGTGTTCGACCTCTTCGAGGAGAACGTGCGCTACTTCCCGGCGCTGCTGCCGGTCTGCGACCCGGAGGACCCGGCGGAGACGCTGGCCGGCGGCGGCGTGCCGAAGCTCGCCGAGCTGCGGCTGCACAACGGCACGATCTACCGGTGGAACCGCCCGGTCTACGACGTGCTGAAGGGGCGCCCGCACCTGCGGGTGGAGAACCGGGTGCTGCCCGCCGGGCCGACGGTGCTGGACACCGTCGCCAACGGCGCCTTCTACTTCGGCCTGGTCCGCGCCCTCGCCGAGTCCGACCGGCCGCTCTGGTCGCAGATGTCGTTCAGCGCGGCCGAGGAGAACTTCACCAACTGCGCCCGGCACGGCATCGACGCGCAGGTGTTCTGGCCGGGGCTCGGCTACCTGCCGGTGACCGAGCTGGTGCTCCGCCGCCTGCTGCCGCTGGCCCACCACGGGCTGGACCGGTGGGGGCTCGACCCGGCCGAGCGGGACCGGCTGCTCGGCATCATCGAGCAGCGCTGCCTGACCGGGCGCAACGGCGCGACCTGGCAGGTGGAGACGCTGCACCGGCTGGAGTCCGCCGACCACCTCGACCGGCCGGAGGCGCTGCGTGAGGTGGTCCGCCACTACGTCGACCTCATGCACAGCAACCGCCCGGTCCACGAGTGGCCGATCCCGTGA